AGGTGAGTTCAGACATCACAATCTTGTGTATGGATGGAGCACTCCTGATCCCATGCATATATAGTCAGTTAGAAGTCTAGTacacactatatatacatacacacCTGACTTAGTGCTCGTttagattaatttatttttaggtatttttgatttttaaacatttttttatttttattttgaaggtGTTTGGAAAGGTTAAAAAGTGTTTTCAAGCACTTACTTTTAAGccaaaaagttttaaaataagtcaaaaatagtGTACCCTCTACTtatgacttttaacttttgacttATACATAAGTTACTTTTATAAGCTCATCCAAATAGATATAGTACTTGCATGTTATAGTGGAAGTGTAAAAGAAAAGAACACAGGATTTAACGTGGTTTGAATTATAGCTTACATCCTTTAGAAAACAATTGTTTTTATATGTCTCCAAcatttttttccctttgaactAGCTTTTAGGTGTGACTTGTGAGGTAGGCCCAAGGTCAATTTCTATATGGTATTAAAATAGGACCCATCTCACCATGATGTTGGATGCCCAAATTAAAATTGCTCACACACCAAATGTTGCCCTGAGAGTGAGATGAGtgttgaagaatgaaaaagtttcaCATTGATGACTGATGACAAATGGTGAAGTGGGATATTGAAGAATGAAAAACTCTTAATAGTTAATGAGATGAGTGATCTCCTTATAAGATTTAAGTAATCCTCCTCTCTTTAAACtagttttttttgtgaattagaTCCAAGACCAATTTTAACATCTCGTCACAAATTTGTGTCTTTTTCTACCTGTGcactatgtatttttattttaacgtTGCTCCATTTTGGACGTTAAATCGACTTGTGATAATTAGATATATTCAATCAGGtgtatagtttttaaaatataaattggaCGAGAAATACTAGTACATGAATGATGAATTACATGCttggaaattttttgaattttactaGATGtgtcaaaactaaaaatattgaaaagaataCCAAACATCCTACTAAAAGATAAAGGATTTGAATATCTGTCACTAGCTTTTGTATTTAATGATTTTAAGATTGTGATGACATTTCTTGCGAATGGAGTAATTAGGCCTTTAGGTCTATTCTTTGCCAGAGTGGAAACAGAACAATAACCTTCACATCGTCATCATTTGCTGAAATTATCATTGGGAGTAACTTGGCCACATTTTGGACCAACTTATGCTCAGAGACGGTAAAGCTGGGCATaacattttaatacattttgtAGTTAAAGATTGTGGTGGGATAAATATGATACGTCTACCTTTAATGATCAACAGTCTCAAGTTCGAGGctaataatgaaaaaagtgaTACATCTACTTTTAATCAGTAATCTCAAGTTCGAGCGCTAACAATGAACTAAGTCAAGGAGTGGTTCTCTCTTTAATGGGCACACAAGCCAATATAATACAGAAATACAATCGATTATGTAGTCATATTTTGTTATCAGCATGtaagcaacaacaacaaaaggaCAAGTTCATTTTAATTGAACATCAATATTCATATAGATAAATACAAAATCTAGCTTTCTTTTACAAGGCTGgccattaaaaattaaaaagaaacaaacagaGCAAGCATAATGTACATAATGGCCATAGTAACTGGCTATAGATTCTTGGAACCAGGAATGTGTATCCATTGCAACTGGAGTTGTATTTCACCACGCTCAACATTCCTCAACCTAAGAAACGCGTTTTGGACAACCTTGCCATTTTCATACACAATACAGCTTTCTTCTGAATAGCAATTCTGCCGGTTAGGCATTATTCTGGAAATTATGACTCCATTGGGGATGTTCTTATAGCGTGTCATCCTTACTGCATCTATAAATGGTATAATGTCAATTTCTGCATCTCCCATTTTATCATCGCGAGAAAATGTATCCTTGTCATAAACTTGCTGCAGATGACAGCaatagtattaattaattttaattttaaaaacaagtCAATATAAACTATTGAAATTGTAGAGGTCATGTACACTAGCAGTGTCATGGACAGGTTAGGCTGAATTTTGGGCGATCAAAATAGACTGACTTAATAAATTGGCGGGTCATTGGCCCAGTCAATAGTAACTTGGACTAAATGGGAAAGTGTGGCTCACCATGcattttattttcatctcagtttactacataaaaaatgatcatattaattgccgctaaatatatatttttaacggcaattaacactctttgtatatgtgtccctaaagcctttagcgacattggttCTAATGACACTTAATTAATGCCGATAAAGgctttaacactctttattaatgtcaatacttattaccgctaaaagttgtttttgttgtagtggtTGAAATTGAAAGCATAATTTACCTTCAAAGACTGAATTGATACAGTAGGTATCAGGTATGGATGTTTTCTGCTAAAGGCCGTCTTTTTACGCGTCTTATTGTTTAATTTCCTCTTCGTAAAGCAAAGtatattttactaattaatttcATAACCAAACAAAATGAAGGAAATTACCAGCTTGATTGGGAGAATAGGTTGAGCAACACATAGCGTTAAGTCGTCATTCCATTCGGGATTAACATTCTTCTTCACCACTCGAGTCTTCAATTTCTGGTTCCAATAATATTAATCACAAAATTAGTGAACACCAACCAAATTAACACTGCAATTTGGAGCTCCATTTATTTTAGTGAAGATACTGAAAATCACATCATCTGTTGAAGTTCATCTTAGattattgttcttcttttttatgaGATGGTCACTGCGAGTCTTTTCCTAGAAAGTCACTTAATTTTGATGATCTCTTTTTTATCCATTTGAATGGTGAAGTACTGAAAATTGTTTACAATTAACACAATTTTCCAATACACACAACAAAAATAGAGGTAATATAAACAAGCTTTGGTTTTATCGTCTTGCTTTACAGAATTATCATCAGCGTCTGCCGTACGCAATTTTCAGCACACAAAATGGCCAAAGAAGGG
The Solanum stenotomum isolate F172 chromosome 12, ASM1918654v1, whole genome shotgun sequence DNA segment above includes these coding regions:
- the LOC125848556 gene encoding protein C2-DOMAIN ABA-RELATED 2-like isoform X1 — encoded protein: MENQLGLLRIRIIRGINLAIRDLRSSDPYVVVRMGKQKLKTRVVKKNVNPEWNDDLTLCVAQPILPIKLQVYDKDTFSRDDKMGDAEIDIIPFIDAVRMTRYKNIPNGVIISRIMPNRQNCYSEESCIVYENGKVVQNAFLRLRNVERGEIQLQLQWIHIPGSKNL
- the LOC125848556 gene encoding protein C2-DOMAIN ABA-RELATED 2-like isoform X4; protein product: MENQLGLLRIRIIRGINLAIRDLRSSDPYVVVRMGKQKLKTRVVKKNVNPEWNDDLTLCVAQPILPIKLQVYDKDTFSRDDKMGDAEIDIIPFIDAVRMTRYKNIPNGVIISRIMPNRQNCYSEESCIVYENGKVVQNAFLRLRNVECGEIQLQLQWIDVPS
- the LOC125848556 gene encoding protein C2-DOMAIN ABA-RELATED 2-like isoform X3, producing MENQLGLLRIRIIRGINLAIRDLRSSDPYVVVRMGKQKLKTRVVKKNVNPEWNDDLTLCVAQPILPIKLQVYDKDTFSRDDKMGDAEIDIIPFIDAVRMTRYKNIPNGVIISRIMPNRQNCYSEESCIVYENGKVVQNMFLRLRNVECGEIQLQLQWIDVPS